The DNA window tacatatttagaaaattaataCCTTTTCAATTAAATGTATGTAAACTTAGAAaatgattaaatttttattgGGTTAAATATATGATTAATATCAAGATAAAATTCAAAACCATTCCTAATTTATTATAGTATCTTTTATTGGGTAACTATATGATTAATATCcagaaaaaattcaaaagcatTGCTAATTTATGATATCTTTTCAAATACAAAAAAAGCAATTTAAtaacaatataataattgatttaAACAGGAGTATTTTTTTGGCATATCCATTTTCATGTTCTACAAAAAATGGACTGGAATCAGGGAGGCAATTTGATACACTAATAATCAAATTAGAGTGCAGTATATCAAATTATGCATTGCGTTTCAATGACAGTGATTTTTCAAACATGTCAATTAGtaccattttattttttatattgaaatttgaaccttttttttttgagaaaatgcATGACTATATTTATTCTACATAGGCACACACGAACCAAATTAcgtaagggtgtccactataaggcggacacgcccaatagccccgccccactTTTTGttcatagccccaattttgttgtccatagccccaaaattctattttcgccactatagtggacaacttcaatagcccccaaattttataatcaatttttatttttaaatattttttagtttcaatcaagtgtaatttaaataatcgcagtataaataactagaatacgaggtaattaggcccgaatattcgttgtattgcaaaccggtaaaattatacaacgaataattaaaataaaatacaactacaaaactccggcaccgtctactcggtgtcggagtcggcttcctcgtcttcctcttcttcttcttctcctcctcctcctctctcgctgctgccggcatcggtatccccaggcgcattatcaaccaaccccagtcgactctcaagccgattgatgagcctcttgtagacgttcctgacgtacgggtcagtttcacctgcgtatgacctgcatacgtcttgcagttgttgcatcaacgttACGTCTATGCTATTGGCCAATACTtcgtggggttgcaccgtgggctgtgggattggggcagACTGGGGGATGCGCGATCCGGACGCGGCCGCCGTTTGGCGTGAGACACTTCTACCCCCTCTGGCTTTGCGGATAGCGGCCTGTTGTCCCATGGGCCGTCGTCGCCTAATGTGAGTcgcggctggctcttcgacttgctcgtcggactgctcgaactcgtgcgagccgctcccactgctgtattcccgggcaaggttgtgccttgtgcgcttcGGGCCAGGAGCTGTTTCCACCTCGTTCGCcacgatcgacctgaatttcggacaatccgcgaggacaagatactcctcccacaaggtgaacttcggTTGGCCCGTCTTGTGGTATTGGCCCTCCGACAGGTCTTAACATCTGCtacgcttcggccactctcggcgtggcgaaggttgttctcgtatatggacgCGAACAGCTTGGTAGCCCGCAGTATCCTACCGAACTTTTTTCGGATCTGTTCTGGGTCGTGCTTCTCGGCGCCGTCGGGCTTCAATTCCTCGTATGCCAacatgacgcgcctccaaaaaCTCCCCGACTTCTGATCGGTACCCACCACGGGGTCCGAAGTGATAGAATCCCACGccttcgccacggcaatgctctcgTCTTTGCTGTATGGCTTGCCGCGGCTGGACCGCTCGGGCTGATCACCGCTACCGCCGGCGCCACTGCCCTCGCTACTCGCAATGCCGGGGCAGCTGCCCGAGTGTCCACCGACGTTGCCGGTGCCacgactgccgcctccgcccctaGGGCCTCTGCCCCTACCGCCACCAGAGCCCCGACTGCCGCTACCTCCTCGGGTCAGAACGGGTGTTTCCACCCGCGCTGCCGGCGTATCTGGGATgccggaactgagcagacccagcatagtatcaaatgcgtcttgatctgcttcggtgatctgagattggctggcttggaaAGGGGAACCCGGCCGCGGCAGGTGAAGCGCGTCTAGGTTGGGTCGGTAATCTCCAAAAgcggaacgactcagattccgaTATAAAGCGGGCGGCGTTGGTGAGgatctccacgactgagatggaggaaggggtggactcgatgcccacggtggtggagattgattccaactctAAGGCTGTGACGGAGCCATATATCCGCCAAATCCCGACGGCCGAGAAGCATATCCGCCAATACCCGATGGCGGCGAATGATGGGCCGACGGCTGAGATGGATTGctgtcatatcccgattcctcagtgtcgggtgattcgtcgtctcctcggtgcattttgtagagagtgtttttgtagaaagtgggtgtatggattttgtgaaaatgggagTGGGGGAAAAaggggagtggtatttatagatgaaaaaacgaaaaaaaaaaattcaaaaaatgcgGCTATAGCCGCAGCGGATATCCgccactataatagccgcggctatagccgcgcctatacacccaccgccgcgtcctcgccccactcgcagcgaagcctcgtccgccgccctcccccaccagccgcgtccaccctcgcggcggacaccccctccactataatagccgcgcctaccgccccgcttccgccccgctcgcggctatagccgcgtccaccttatagtggacgctctaagtCGGATCGTGAAAATGAGCCGCCGCGGCGGTGGCGGAgacagcggcggcagcagcagcagttTAAGTTCAGTATTCTACTCGGATGAGTACCATCCTATCCAAGCCGGAAGCATTGACGGAACCGACATTCTTCCCCACGACAACGGCGTCTACAGAGCTCTCCTTTGCTCCAAAGCAGCCCTATGTACTCAAATTCACCCTACCTATTCCTAATTCATCTCATCGCGCCTGATATTAGGTTTTCGCTCTCCAATTTAAATTGTTCTTGCGGATGACCCCTTCGGCGACCCAAAAGTCACCGGCGATCCTTATTGCACCCTCTTTGTCGGCCGTCTCTCTCATCTCACCACCGAAGACACTCTCCGCAAGGTATTTCATGTTGTTCCTTTATTGAATTGGAAGTTTAAATGTCGATTCGGTGTTGCTGTGCAATAAGCTTGGGTTCTTCCATCGGTCCCATTTTCAGGCTGTGAGCGATTTTGGGCTTGTCAAGAACTCGCGGTTGATCAGGGACATAGGTACAAATTCCATTCATTCAAATTCTTGTTTTTGTTGCCTTTTCAAGTAAGAGCAAGCGAATTTCTGGCTAAACTGTAATCACTTTTCAGATTTACTAGGCATCTATGCGAAATTTGATGAACAACTATGTGCCTCTGGTAGTTAAATTCCATTCGTTAGTCTCTTGATCTTGGCATGTGAAATTGCTTGTCTCTCCTACTGATAGTATCTCTCCAACTGCTACTAGGCTTCTTTACGATGGAATTCAACATGCTGGCTGAATAATCAGGTTTATACATCAAACTTAGCCTTATCAAATCAGCTGGTTGTTTTGGGACTTGGTAATCGAAATATTGTATAACTACAAACTACTTGGTGAGTGTTTTACGTGTGTTCAAAGAAGATTACTAGGGCAATAACTGATAGAATGCTGGCATTATCCAAAGTAGGAACTGGAGTTGGTTTTTCTAGGATGGATGAACTCTATACTTGAGGGATGACTTGCAATGTTCTTTATTTACTATGTGCTTCTTTGTTTCTATATTCCACATAAATAACCAGCTCACTGTAGATTGTTTCTCTTCAGTGGCGGGTGCCTCACGTGGTTATGCATTTGTTGAATTTGAAACTGAGAAGGACATGCGTCGAGCATACAAGGTGCATGAATTTTTCTGTATACCATCCTGGTCTTAGTTTGAGTTCTTCAGATGCCCATTTTCTCTGTATGTGTGTGCTCGCACGCGTGAAGAGAGCTAGTGCACCTCCAAGTCGTCTGAACCATTGTTCTGTATTTTCGTGGTTTCCTTCAAACAATCACCACATGCAGGGATAAAAATAGAACATTGTAGTAACCACTAACCAGAAGCTTTTTACCAGGGGAAAGAGAGATAAAAATAGAACACTCTTGGATgttatcatattattattaattattattattattattattattattattattatataatatccTAACCATGATTTTAATATTGTTTAATGATTCCTCTTGTGGTGTCAGGTGTGCATATAATGTGGTAAGTCTTGGCCCACATTTCTCAGACGCATCCTGAACCCTTTGTTCTATTGATCCCTTCATTTTATCATACTCCGTGAAGAATACTAAGATCAAATGTGTATTCCTTACAACCTTTAGATTTTGTGTATGTTTTCATTAATTTTACATATGGAAGAGTatactaaaattttaatgtgTGGATCCTATCCTATGTGTGGATGCTTGTGTATGCATCTAGATTTTGAGTATGCTTGCAAATCTATAGTAGTCAAACGGTCCCACAACGTTATGTTGCCCATTGATGTTCATTTGTGATTTAGTGAGCTAgcttattttcttttatatgtAGGACGCTCATCATACTTATATTGATGGTTCTGAAATCATAGTTGATTACAATAGGCAGCAACTGATGCCTGGGTGGATTCCTAGAAGGCTAGGTAAGCCAAACCTATCCTTTTGCTTTGTTTTCTATTCTGGGAGCTTGACTGTACCTTGTTCGACAGGTGGGGGTCTTGGTGGCAAGAAAGAATCAGGGCAACTTCGATTCGGAGGACGAGAAAGACCATTCCGGGCTCCACTGTATGTCTATATATGCCtatttttgttttatagtactattataaCCAGTAGAATAGGCATGCTACCACACACCTCCTTTTGCTAAACTCATAGTATGTCGTTAAGTTCGTAACTAAATCTGGAAACATACTCTTTGTGAGAAAACAGGAGGCAAATTCCATTAGATGACTTAAAGAGGCTGGGCATACCACCACCTCCCGAAGGAAGATATATGTCGCGCTTTCAGGTAAGCAAAATAAGGAGCTGTGCACAGATGGAGTCTCGTTCGTGTGTCCATTTTGATTGAAACTTTTGTTATTTACTATTTGAATTAGATCCCATCTCCACCGAGAAGGAAAAGAAGTGGCTCCTCTGACTTGGATGAGAGAAGTAGGTCGGAGAAGCACCACAAACACGCTGGACATTCTTCATCCAGGCGACCAACATCGCATGGCAGAAGTCATGTGGACGGAAGGAGGAGCTGATTGGCGCAATGGTTGGATGAGGATCCATCATTCTCTCTTTTGCATAATGCAGCATTTTAACGTTTGGTATACCTGTTTCTACCCACCCCTGTAAAATTTGAGTGAATAGTATGTTTTGACGCATATgcttatatttttatgggacggagggaatagttaaagtaaaaagaaagtaaagtatgatagaaaataaagtagagaagaCTGAATATCCGACTTAGATGTCCAATCCTGAAAATTCACTCAGGAGTATATAATACCCGATTAAAAAAATCGAAGTATTCGTACTCATTGCATAACATTAAAAGCTAAAATTTCTCAGTCACAAGTCATAACATCCACAATTaaccataaaaaatcaacatatGACAAGTCGTAAAGATCTATAATTAACATCCAAAAAACCAAAAGATCAAATAACATAAGTTCAAATGACATTTGTACTTGCGCCTTTTGGGAACATTTTTAGTGTAatgtgatgaatagtgaaaaagtatcaCGAATGTGATTACACTTTAGTCTAGGGACTAcccataaaatttttaaagtccaTAGACGATTGGCGCGCAAAACGCAAAATTCATGGACCATTTACGTAGTTCCCTAAGAAACAAAGCAGAAACATGTGGTGCTATTTATTTCATGATATGCAATAAATATACAACATGCATTCACTAGATACTAATTTTGCAGTTACTAAAAACGAATATAAAAGTTTTACACAAGCGACTTCCCCAACGctcaattagaaaaaaaaatagccCTAGAGTTATCATACTAATCTTGTTTTGATCATTTGTCACTTTAGTTTAAATTTTGCTATGATAGTTTTGATATGGTTGGAACGTTAAATTGTGAGAAATTTGGTACAAGGTCCAGGTTTAAAATTTGTGATCACTTTATAAATTtgtgagaaataaaaaaaatattcgcCCAAAAGTACCTCAAAGTTTAAAATGATATGGTTGGAATGTCAGTTTGGAACATTTTTTTCTCACATTTGCATTCCCAAATATCATGTCAGTTTTCATAGAAATCTTAAATAGTGaaagtttgattaaaaaaaaaacaaaatttcgtAATTTGGTAATCAACTTTTAAATTATATTTCCTTTCAAAATTTATcacatatttcaattttcatatgTCCTAcaatgtaattattttttatcattttttataatagattttatatttcactaatttattctcactcatattctattataaaatacttcctccgtcccataagaatctttttagtccgtcccacaaaaatatgcatttttccAATTTTGTAAACTCTTTTCTTAATGTGGTGGGACTCATTTCCCACtcacaatactttaattactttttctctttacctctctcctactttatcaattttgtattaaaatccgtgccgaatctaaagtgcatattatttggggacggatgaagtaatatttaaaaataagatTCACTTTTCACTAATTTTTCAATTAACTTTCCGTTATATCTTTTAAAATTCATGTTTCAATTAACTTTCCGTTATATCTTTTAAAATTGATGTCTGATTAAActatgacaaaatttaaggataCGTTGGTGTAATTAAATTTGGACCAAAGGTTGTATTTCTTGATACAACTACCCGATTATAAAatgttatttaaattttaatgtaaaaataaaactaatccGAACAGTTTATTTTGACCACATTGATTTCGATTCTTAAAGGTTGGGGTATTGTCCCAGAAGTTCTTTAATCgagtattatattaattataagagatatagttttataatatgTGTAGAGTGAAAATGGCGATTCGAAGACGTGTGAGGAGTTGAGGATGAAAGTTGAGGTGTGTAGTTTGCATGTTCACACCCGCCAGCCTCTTCTCCCTTTTCCTTACTTGACAATCCTTTTTCCCATTTTCAATTCTTCATTTTCTGCAACAATAACTTTCTTTGTATACTCACACAGCAACAAATGGAATGTTTTTGAACTCGTCTTGTGCTGCTTCATCCCTTCCTCTTGCTCTTTTCTCTGCAACTACGCTCTGATGGTAATTAATTctactccctccctctctctctctctcatctgcAGAGTGAGACAATATATTTATGTTATAATTAATGATCTAGTGTTTACTACTCATGATTTTGTTTTTActaatattgcattcactctctCTCAAAAAACTATCTTCAAAGAGACGCAGGTTTTACTGATATTGCATTCACTTTCTACACAACTTTTAGAGTTTATACATTGTATATTTTCTTCTGTATTTTAGTTCGGGTACAACTAGAAATTAAGTGGAACATCTTTAGCAAATCATCTTCGAAGACCTGTTTTGATTTTCCCCACCTTCAACATGTGTTTAATTGCATATTCGATGTACAagtactctctctctccctccttaAAGAGACATTACTTTCCGGTATAGGTTTTAAGAAAGTGGAGTTTGTTAGTTAAgtggaaagaataaagtaagatataaTGAAAATgtagagaggaaaaaagtaggagagagaatggaaaaatggaaatgactcactttTGAACACTTAACAAGTGACACAGAGAGTATTACTTTAATGATGCACAatgttaggccatccgcaacgctgtctcttatccgtctcttaaccgtctcatcccttaactattcatgagccccactgtacttttcactccatctcttaactaagagacagaacctgcaaccctccatctcttatccgtctcttaaccatctcttaacttactattaattcaatttcattttttatttttatttccaacaaattcaattaataaaaacacatttcattaaataaaataaaattacaacttaaaattcttaaaaaaataaaaaataaacataattaaaaatcctaaaaaaatgaaaaatacataatttaatttcttccgtcaaatttttcccaaatgtgtgtcgaacccttcttggaagaactcttcccgggctgccaatgtgtttgcgatgtggagaaatagcggtcgccgcatgcggaaacggccacggaaataggtatctccccatactgggttatcacagaagtagtcgcgtactaaccttgcggcggcttcctcccggttacgatgaatgtaagtccgggatcgtctttggggcggcgcagcttcctccgcctccctacgtcgatcttcttcaagtgattctttcTTTATTCGACCCATTTGCTCAAATAGATCCATGAATGTATTAACTTTagtagaagaataaaagagatgatttgagatgaaaattggagaggaaatgaaggtaatttgagaagaatagatgtgtgtttgtgtgtaatgaggatgaaattggagtatttatagagtaaaaaaataaaaaaaaaaaagaaaaatgactgttgaacggtcatatgaccgtttttaatttttttttattaattcaaatttttaaaaaaaatgatttattgcgtcagcgtgacgaagcccactcgcgggtcggcgagtgggcgtcacgcatggcgtcGGAGTGCGCCACGTCGCAtaagcgcgtggcgagacagctcgcccgTCTCGGATCAGAGGGACGAGATAAGGGACACccacgagacgcgttgcgggtgcccttgtGACTTATGATGCTATGCAAATTGTgccctttttgtttttttttctttttcattctaAAAATGTTATTGTTGAGTGATTTTAGTGTGTTTATTTACCATCCAATATGAGATTGGGGTGTAGACTataagatactccctccgttttttctaaaaatagcaactatttccattttggatgaGTCCTTATAAATAGACTCcgttttttctaaaaatagcaactatttctattttggatCGTTCCTtataaatagaaactttagaatctttctattttaggacatgaacctacaatccactaactctactttcactactttttctctaccCCTCTCTtgctttactcatttttttttcttatctcttattttatcaatttttctcacttactttacaaattgtgcattaaaactcgtgtcgtttcaaatgtttctatttcttgaatacggagggagtagaataaAATGTGGGCATATATGTGCAGAAGAGCAGGACCTACTACAAGGAATCAACAGTTTCAGGACTTGAGCCAACGCTCCAGCACTCGTGAAGCACGACAAGGCCGACTGCGTGGCTGATGAGATAGCAGACAAAATGGAGGAAGAGAGCTGTGACCATGTAGTCGCAGCTCATGTCGGACTACCCGGCCGTGCTGAGCAAGTGCAAGTTCTTAACAAAACTACACACAGTCTCAGAACGCA is part of the Salvia splendens isolate huo1 unplaced genomic scaffold, SspV2 ctg1070, whole genome shotgun sequence genome and encodes:
- the LOC121788541 gene encoding U11/U12 small nuclear ribonucleoprotein 35 kDa protein-like isoform X1; this encodes MSRRGGGGDSGGSSSSLSSVFYSDEYHPIQAGSIDGTDILPHDNGVYRALLCSKAALYDPFGDPKVTGDPYCTLFVGRLSHLTTEDTLRKAVSDFGLVKNSRLIRDIDCFSSVAGASRGYAFVEFETEKDMRRAYKDAHHTYIDGSEIIVDYNRQQLMPGWIPRRLGGGLGGKKESGQLRFGGRERPFRAPLRQIPLDDLKRLGIPPPPEGRYMSRFQIPSPPRRKRSGSSDLDERSRSEKHHKHAGHSSSRRPTSHGRSHVDGRRS
- the LOC121788541 gene encoding U11/U12 small nuclear ribonucleoprotein 35 kDa protein-like isoform X2, producing MSRRGGGGDSGGSSSSLSSVFYSDEYHPIQAGSIDGTDILPHDNGVYRALLCSKAALYDPFGDPKVTGDPYCTLFVGRLSHLTTEDTLRKAVSDFGLVKNSRLIRDIVAGASRGYAFVEFETEKDMRRAYKDAHHTYIDGSEIIVDYNRQQLMPGWIPRRLGGGLGGKKESGQLRFGGRERPFRAPLRQIPLDDLKRLGIPPPPEGRYMSRFQIPSPPRRKRSGSSDLDERSRSEKHHKHAGHSSSRRPTSHGRSHVDGRRS
- the LOC121788541 gene encoding U11/U12 small nuclear ribonucleoprotein 35 kDa protein-like isoform X3, producing MRNLMNNYVPLASLRWNSTCWLNNQWRVPHVVMHLLNLKLRRTCVEHTRCAYNVDAHHTYIDGSEIIVDYNRQQLMPGWIPRRLGGGLGGKKESGQLRFGGRERPFRAPLRQIPLDDLKRLGIPPPPEGRYMSRFQIPSPPRRKRSGSSDLDERSRSEKHHKHAGHSSSRRPTSHGRSHVDGRRS